The Natribaculum luteum genome contains the following window.
GGAAGTAGATCGTGTTGCCGGCGGTCACGTCGGTCGTGTCCAGGTTGCCCCCGTGATCGTGGGGGACGAGCGTCGTGTACGACTCCCCGGCGGGCGCGACGCCGATCGTCCCGACGACGGGTTCGATCGGCACCTCGAGGTCGCCGAACGTCAGCGACCCGTCGTCGACCGGCGTCGGCACCGTCCGCGGGGCGTCGATCGCGTCGTCGCCGTCGAGGAGACCGAACCCGTCGATCGTGACGACCCGTCCCCGCTCTTCTGCGATCCGGATCTCCTCGATCTCGACGGCCAGGACGTCACCCGGCTCCGCCCCCTCGACGTCGATCGGTCCCGTCGCGGCGTTGACCTCCTCGGGGACCGACTCGAGGACGTCCGCCGCCGACTGGAGTTCGCCCTCGAGGCTGTCGATCGTCTCGATCGTCACCCGGTCGCCCGACTCGACGGTGCGCACGCCCTCGAGGTCCGGCGTGAACTCGTAGATCGTGCCGTCGTCGTGAGAGATGGTCGGTCTGGACATCACGACTGGTATCGACGACGGTACAGTAAAAACCGACGGCGTGGGCGGCCGGTCGGCGACGTCAGATCCCGACGAACAGGATCACGTACCCCGCCAGAACGACGCTCGGGACGAAGACGGCGGCGAAGACTGCTTTGTTCCACTCGAGCACCGATCGCCCGTCCAGCGGGCCGAACGGGACCATGTTGAACGCGGCGAGAAAGAGGTTGATCCAGACGCCCATCTGGCCGACCTGGCCGAGGATGCCGGGCAGGAAGAAAAGCGGGAAGAAAAGCGCCGCGAGCGCGTGGTTGGTCAGCGGCCCGGCGAGTGCGATCAGCCCGTTCTGGCGGTAGGTGAGCCGTCCGCGGTGGTAGACGGCACCGGGCGCGGCGAACAGAAAGCCGATGAGCGCGCTCATGATCGCCAGAAAGAGCATCTGGTAGTCGGCGCGAAACTCGGCGACCTGGCCGAAGTGGATCGCGACGACCTTGTGGGCGAGTTCGTGCGCCAGGAAGCCGACGCCGACGGTGACGAAGCTGAGCGCGATCATCGTGAGGAAGCTCCCGACCGAGGCCATGCCGAGGTGGATCGGACTCAACAGCAGGGCGAACGCGACGCTCAGCGTCACCCACGCGAGCGCGAGGTCGAACAGTTCCTTCTCGGTGAACGAGAACGGCGACTGGGTTCGGTAGCTCACAGGAACACCTCCCGCAGCAACTCGAGGCTGTTTCTGGCACCGCGGAGGAGTTCACCCATCAGCGCGTCGATCCCGCCGATCTCCGGGGCGAGCCACGGGAGGACGACGATCGGGAACAGGAACGTCGCGATCATACTCCCGACGTTCGTCAGCGCGACGATCATGATCAACCGAAAGAGGGGCACGTCGAACATCGCCTCGAGCGCTTCGCCGAGGGATTGCTCGGTGTCGTCGACGATCCGGTTGAGCGCCTGGATGTCGCCGACGTTGACCGGGCGGTGTCGAAGTTCCATGTAGCCGGCGAACCAGCCCGGCGCGAGCAGGGGGTTGATGCTGGTCAGCCACGCGACCGCGCCGCCGACGCCTGCGCTCGTCCACCGTGCGCCCGCCAGCCGGGCGAGCGTAAACGAGAAGATGCCGTTGAACAGGAACCACGCGAGAAACACCTGGAGCAAGAACGTGTTCTGGACGCCGGCCATGAGCAACAGGAAAAAGAAGGCGACGAACCCGAGCATGACGAGGTAGCCCGAGATCTTCAGCGGCGAGAACCGCCGTCCCGAGTCGGTTCCGGTGATCGACTCGAGCGGCGGGAGCGTGTCGGGGTTCTCGAGGTAGCGGTCGATCCCCGCCTTGTGGCCGGCACCGACGACGGCGACGACGTCGTAGCCTTGCTCGCGGAGCGCGTGGAGTTTGTGGGCGATGTAGGCGTCGCGCTCGTCGATCAGGGCGTTCGCTCCGCGGGGACTGAAGCGGCGGAACTCCTCCATCATCGCCGAGACGACGTCGCCGTCGGTCATCTCCTCGATGTCGATCTCGTCGAGGTCCTCGACGTCGTCGGTGACCGCATCGAAGACGATTCCGAGGACACCGCCGACGGCGACGCCGAATCCGAGGCCGGCGAGCACGCCGACGGTACCCCGAATCGTCAGATAGCCCGCACTCTCGAACGTTCCGGCGTCGAACGGGCCGACGAACGTCCCCGTCGTCACGAGCACGAGCGCGCCGACGATGCCGAGGACGGCCCCGGAGAAGACTCGTATCGAAAAGCCGTTGACGAGGCCGCCCGCGTACCGTCCTGCGTCCTCGAGCGACGGCAAGAAGAGCATGCCGGCGGCGAGGCCGACGAGGAGGCCGATGCCAGCGGCACCGACGTACTGCAGCGTCGTCGGATCGGAGATGCCGAGCGCGAACACGTCGCCGAAGCCGACCAGCGGTGCGAGAAACGCCGCGAAAACGAGTCCACCGAAGATTCCGAACCCTGCACCGAACGAGAAGCCGAGCGTCCGCGAGTCGGTGATTCCGAGTGCGAGGCCGCCGACCATCTTCAGTTTCTCGAGGAGGGAGATGCGTGCCCAGAAGCGTTGCATCGTCACCTGGATGTCCCGGTCGACGAGGGCGACGCCCAGTCCGTTTCGCTCCGCGGCGTCGATGGCCGCTTTCATGTCCGCGCCCGGTTCGATGTCGAACTGCTCGCCCAGTCGCGACTGGACGTACGACAGCATCCAGTAGGCGAGAAACTGAAAGACGGTGTTGCCGCTCAGCAGATCGTGGGCCTCGACGTCCTCCGGCGTCCCGCCTTGCATCTGGCGGTACCGGCCTTCGTCGAGTTCGACGGCGACGACGTCCGGCCGTTCGCGGTCGACCGTCTCGTTGACCTCGTCGACGCTGGCCTGTGAGACGTGTGCCGTGCCGAGAACGTGGACGTCACCTCGTTCGCGCTCCGGTGGATCGGGTGGCTCCGGAACGCTCGCGTCGCCTGCGTCACTCATTAGAGGCGTTAAATACCCCACGACTTTTACCAGTATCGAACTGCGGGGCGCTATCACACTGACCGGCGAAATCGCCAGCAGACGGGAAGACTGATTGCAGTTCCCCGGGAAGAACCGTCGATGACCGATCTGATGGAGACGTTCATCGAGAACCGCGAGATGGTTCAACCGAACCACGCGAACATGCTCGAGACCGCCCACGGCGGCAACGTCATGAAGTGGATGGACGAGGTGGGCGCGATGTCAGCGATGCGGTTCTCGGGCGAAACCTGCGTCACCGCCTGGGTCAACCAGATGAGTTTCGAGCGGCCAATCCCCGTCGGTGACACCGCCTTCATCACGGCCTACGTCTACGACGCCGGCGAGACGAGTATCAAGGTTCGCCTGCGG
Protein-coding sequences here:
- a CDS encoding acetamidase/formamidase family protein translates to MSRPTISHDDGTIYEFTPDLEGVRTVESGDRVTIETIDSLEGELQSAADVLESVPEEVNAATGPIDVEGAEPGDVLAVEIEEIRIAEERGRVVTIDGFGLLDGDDAIDAPRTVPTPVDDGSLTFGDLEVPIEPVVGTIGVAPAGESYTTLVPHDHGGNLDTTDVTAGNTIYFPVFQAGAMLAMGDCKAAMADGEMCGTGSEIATEIDVTLEVVDDPATRLERPLIETPDAWKTVASAETLEEACKRANLDAIELLTAEHGVDPTEAYMFSSLVGGLEISQVVDPLVTVRNAIPKAYLSDPL
- a CDS encoding metalloprotease, with product MSYRTQSPFSFTEKELFDLALAWVTLSVAFALLLSPIHLGMASVGSFLTMIALSFVTVGVGFLAHELAHKVVAIHFGQVAEFRADYQMLFLAIMSALIGFLFAAPGAVYHRGRLTYRQNGLIALAGPLTNHALAALFFPLFFLPGILGQVGQMGVWINLFLAAFNMVPFGPLDGRSVLEWNKAVFAAVFVPSVVLAGYVILFVGI
- a CDS encoding TraB/GumN family protein gives rise to the protein MSDAGDASVPEPPDPPERERGDVHVLGTAHVSQASVDEVNETVDRERPDVVAVELDEGRYRQMQGGTPEDVEAHDLLSGNTVFQFLAYWMLSYVQSRLGEQFDIEPGADMKAAIDAAERNGLGVALVDRDIQVTMQRFWARISLLEKLKMVGGLALGITDSRTLGFSFGAGFGIFGGLVFAAFLAPLVGFGDVFALGISDPTTLQYVGAAGIGLLVGLAAGMLFLPSLEDAGRYAGGLVNGFSIRVFSGAVLGIVGALVLVTTGTFVGPFDAGTFESAGYLTIRGTVGVLAGLGFGVAVGGVLGIVFDAVTDDVEDLDEIDIEEMTDGDVVSAMMEEFRRFSPRGANALIDERDAYIAHKLHALREQGYDVVAVVGAGHKAGIDRYLENPDTLPPLESITGTDSGRRFSPLKISGYLVMLGFVAFFFLLLMAGVQNTFLLQVFLAWFLFNGIFSFTLARLAGARWTSAGVGGAVAWLTSINPLLAPGWFAGYMELRHRPVNVGDIQALNRIVDDTEQSLGEALEAMFDVPLFRLIMIVALTNVGSMIATFLFPIVVLPWLAPEIGGIDALMGELLRGARNSLELLREVFL
- a CDS encoding acyl-CoA thioesterase is translated as MTDLMETFIENREMVQPNHANMLETAHGGNVMKWMDEVGAMSAMRFSGETCVTAWVNQMSFERPIPVGDTAFITAYVYDAGETSIKVRLRVYRENLRTGEQEKTTESYFAFVAIDDDGSPTPVPELTVSSAEGERLRREALEGENGGR